One Primulina huaijiensis isolate GDHJ02 chromosome 5, ASM1229523v2, whole genome shotgun sequence DNA segment encodes these proteins:
- the LOC140977635 gene encoding uncharacterized protein — protein sequence MGKMIITHNVMFNAILFNDENVLQLNLIVRNMHDFDCIVGMDVLTANLSTVDCYRGIVRFRPSFAPKWNFYGLGSQAKIPLVSAIEMNRLLDSGHEGFLVYAVDLSQDERRISDIPVVREFPDVFPEEIPGFPPEREVGFSIELMPGTEPISRAPYRLALVELKELK from the coding sequence ATGGGCAAAATGATTATCACTCATAATGTGATGTTCAATGCGATTTTGTTTAACGATGAAAATGTTCTACAGCTGAATCTCATAGTCCGAAATATGCATGACTTTGACTGTATCGTTGGTATGGATGTTTTGACTGCAAATCTTTCCACTGTTGACTGTTATCGAGGAATAGTTCGTTTCAGGCCTAGCTTTGCTCCTAAATGGAATTTCTATGGCCTTGGTTCTCAAGCCAAGATTCCTCTAGTTTCTGCCATTGAGATGAATCGATTGTTAGATTCTGGTCATGAAGGTTTTCTAGTTTATGCTGTTGATCTATCGCAGGATGAGCGACGGATTTCTGATATTCCTGTAGTCCGTGAGTTTCCTGATGTGTTTCCAGAAGAGATTCCTGGTTTTCCACCAGAACGAGAAGTTGGGTTCAGTATCGAATTAATGCCAGGAACTGAACCCATATCTCGAGCACCATATCGTTTAGCTCTTGTTGAGCTAAAAGAACTGAAATAA